In Zingiber officinale cultivar Zhangliang chromosome 9B, Zo_v1.1, whole genome shotgun sequence, the genomic window GAGTGGAAGGGTGCTGTAGCCGCAGAGGAGCTGGATCAACACACTGGAAAGCAGCAGATAATGAATTAGAAGACGTCGTGGTTTTTATGTACTGAACACGATTCGGACTGACCTGATCACAATTCGGGGGATTACGAAGCCTATTTTCCCCATGATGCATGAATCGAAGCTATATGTTGTCTGAATGACCAAGAGAATCGTTAATGAGTATCCTATCGATCGACCAATACTAGTGTTTTAAAGAGTTGTGACATGGATCGACACAAACACAAGGAATTAAGAGTTGAGAACTTGTTGCAGAAAGAAAGAAGTTCTATGCACGAGAATGAGCATAAAATTGTATAgtcataatttttaaagaatctcTACAAAACTGAAGCATAATTATCCACTCGTGTTGCTTACCAATATCCAGAAGAAAAATGCAATCTCGAAGGCATTTTGGAAAAGGATAAAGTGAATCAAGGAGATGACGATTTTAGGTCTGTGAAACCAGAAGAGATGGTCTGAAGGAGTAACCACCAAGTCACCTGCTATTGCAGAATGTTTCTCAGCAACCTCATGAGCCAACTGAGTAATGATATGTTCTAATTTGGTGCCAACAGCAAGCAGAAGCTGTAATAAAATTTCAACAATTGATCAAATTATAGATGAAGGATGAACTCAAGACGAAAACATTGATGATAATATTTCTCTCAAaaagtatgatgtggatctattGTGGTTACACTTACAATTAGAGGTATAAATGATATCCAAAAATATGCATTCCAACCTGCACAGAAAAAAAGCAAGCTAAGATGGATCGAAGTGCATGAGACTATGAGATGAACTTGTTAAAGAACAGTTGGTTCAAACAAGTTCTATACTAATAAAATTATCCTTTAGTATGAGATCACCGTCTATGGTATTTCTACGACACCCATATGAAATAtctagattaagttcaactcacCAGCAATATTCAATGCTAAGAATACCATGACAAAAATCCACAAATACCAACTGCACAACAAAGAGAGAAAAGCATATTTGGTCAAATAATATTAATTGATCTTTAAACTTCAGTTTTTAAACAAGCAAGTATGTTCATTCCATTGGTAAATAATTGGCAAATACCTTATACCGACCACCTTCTTAAAATCAGATTCGAGGACTCGTATCATATATTTGTAGAAGTTGAATTTAGGATTACCTTTACAGTGAGTCTGCGATAAATAGATTCAGATTAAACAAAGACATTGGTAAAGAGAAGGAAGATGTTTAGACCTGTAAATACACCTAATAGTTTCCTTTCTTACCATGATAAATCCTAGTCTCATAGTAGTATAATCTGTCTTGGTGATCGATCCATAGAATTGCTTAAAAAAAGAACGCTGAAATGAACACATTCATATCAGAAAAATTAGAGAATCTTCTTCCTAGAAGCAGATAATACTTCATTTTTTTCCTAGTTCAACAGATAATTAATCTTGTTTTTGGTTTTTAACAATATTCTTAAAGTGAGGCCTAATATGTTTTCCTTGCTGACCAGTTTTGAGTATCAAAGAGATCTTACATACCAACCAACTTGATATGAATGAATCCTTTCCAAAGCCCGAGAAACGCTTTCTAATAAATTCAAATTGCTGCACTTGATTGATCTTTAAGGGAGCTACATAAAACCAAAAAGTGACGTTGGTTCAGCAAATCTGTTCCCTTTCTTTTCGCATATATCAACAAAAAATCCTCATCATATGACTCAGTGTTACATTCATACCATTCCCTTGAGAATTCTGAGCCAAATCCTCCCAGTTTCTCCATGTGCGCATCTAAAATATCAAAATGGAGTTGAATTCTTAAAGATAACATATAAGCATTCAAGAAGAAACATAGCAAGATTAAAAATGGATATCACTCTTTACCTGTGCAAGTCCTAGAACAACAGTGATGGCACTGAGTACTACATGACTGACGGCCAAAACAAAGATAAAAATATGTAGCTCATGGATTGCCTCAAGTGATAGTAATGGAACTTTTCCCTGAATAGACAATGATGTGAAAGAAATAAAGGTGCAGTCTTGCATTCAAGGAATAAAAGTGTTTCTTTCGGCAATTGAAACTATAGGAGAAGCTGTATCGAACGACTAGAGGAATTTGTGCACTGGTATCAAGCAGATTATACTAGCTCAGGAATAACAACTGTTGACAGCATCTAAAAGGTAAATATTTACTTCATTCTACCACAATAAGTTGAAAAATGGATTCAGTCAACATTAGGAGAATTGCATCTAAGCAAGATTCCAGATTATGATTAGTTCGTAGAGCGGTATCTTCGCATGTGAATAAGGATCACAAAACAACTCTGCAAAGCAAGACACCATCAATCATCATCATCTCGTAATTGGTATAAAGGGATTTGTTTCTCGAAATGGAGAATAAAACTGCAATTAAAGTAACAAATTACACAGATGATCAACTACTAAGTGATGAACAACTAGTGGTATAAGAATCTCCTAGTCCACAGATGAAGAAAATTATATTGCAGGAAGAGAGAACTTCACCTTCTTCTGACAGTAAGTCGAATCTCCTCCACTGGCCAACAGACGACGACCACCCCCGACTATCCCACCGGAAGAGCTCACGGAATAGTGGGCAGTCGAAGTTGCATCATCATCCCTCTTGCATGGACGTAAATGGTGCGTGAGGCTCTCGGAGACGCATATCCGTTGAATCGACCCCTGGAACACCACCAGCAGCAGCGAGATGAACCCCAACAGCATCAACTCTGCAAAGAACCCCTTTCCCTCTTGTAACTACGTCGAGGGACAGTATAAACATCTCGCGAAAGGGAAGGAAGAGAACTGACCTTCTTTGATTTTCTGAAGGGCGTCGAACAAATGCTTCTGGTTCTTCTTCTTGAGGACCTGCAAGATCAATTTTTTTATCAACATGCTCAGCGCAGACTGGGCAAAGAGGGGAGGAGGGTGTAAAAGTTGCACCTTTCCGAGGCGATGGAGCAGGCGCTCGAAGATTAAGGAGATGAGGACAATAACACTGCAGACGAGAGCAACAATCCATGTGGGAGTGTACTCCAACGTTGGCGCCGACTCGTCGCCACCTCCTGCCATTGCTGCCCCGTGTTCTTCCCCTCGCTCTTGGCGACTGTATATAGAGCGCAGAGGAAGCACAGGGGAAGATGAATAGGAACGCGCGATGTTGGAGTGGAACAGGCCTGGTCAAGAGGGGAAGGAGGAAATAAGCGAACTTCCATTGGAGCTCCAATAGGGAACAACATCGTCGCTGTCAACGGCGTGGTTAAGAGGAAACCAAACCAGGGTGGCGACGTACATACAACTGACGTTCGTTTGAGTAAtagcttctttcttttgtttCCGCCCTCTTCAGGGTAGCTGAGCCCGAATTAGGGATCATAATTTCACCTGATATCGGACCGAATAGAAGAGGATACGAAGGACTATCGATACATCTAATATTTAACATGAATTTAAtatgatgttaattttaataaaaatataaatataaaagatATTCAATCTTTTAAGTATTAATATGCCTATTAGATATTCTATAATGGGTATAAAGATAGAGGATATAAAATTCGATCACCTATTGTTATCTATAGCCTGAATGATAGCCGTGGGGAAGGAGATAGGGATGAAAGGATGGGTAAACAATGAAGAGTGCTTTAAACCTTGTTTCGAAAGAAACGAGTTAAATGAAAAACTTTGTTGGGAAAGAAACGAGTTAAATGAAAGGAAAAGTATAAATGGGAAAGTTTTAACCTTTCATATCCATGAAAAAAATAAAGGCAAAATTTTTACATCCCAATTTGAGATCTAAGAAAGGGGAAGGgacctaaaatatttattttaatattttatatatttaatctttGTTCTCCTCCTCCCATAGAGTAGTATATATCTTATTGGTCTCATACCAGTATATCGTATCTCCTATTTTTTTCGATCGAGGTCGAGCGATTTTCACTGGTCTCGGATCAGTATATTGAATTCCTTATCTCTCCCGTTCAGGATCGAGCGGTCTTCAAAAAGCTTGAAGTCTTCAAAATATAGTAACCGTTCAGCACTATTCTTCGAAATACTCCCAAGACCGATCGGAAGTTCGCAGAATCATAATGGAACTCTAAATACAAAAATGATTGATCGATTGGACAAACTAATCGTGGGCGATCGAAGGAGTCATGAGGCCACGAGTGCTCGCAATGTTCAAAAGATGAGTTAAAAAAACATACAAGGAGATAAAGCTTGTCCGAACGGACAAACAttca contains:
- the LOC122022307 gene encoding MLO-like protein 1 isoform X1 yields the protein MAGGGDESAPTLEYTPTWIVALVCSVIVLISLIFERLLHRLGKVLKKKNQKHLFDALQKIKEELMLLGFISLLLVVFQGSIQRICVSESLTHHLRPCKRDDDATSTAHYSVSSSGGIVGGGRRLLASGGDSTYCQKKGKVPLLSLEAIHELHIFIFVLAVSHVVLSAITVVLGLAQMRTWRNWEDLAQNSQGNAPLKINQVQQFEFIRKRFSGFGKDSFISSWLRSFFKQFYGSITKTDYTTMRLGFIMTHCKGNPKFNFYKYMIRVLESDFKKVVGISWYLWIFVMVFLALNIAGWNAYFWISFIPLILLLAVGTKLEHIITQLAHEVAEKHSAIAGDLVVTPSDHLFWFHRPKIVISLIHFILFQNAFEIAFFFWILTTYSFDSCIMGKIGFVIPRIVISVLIQLLCGYSTLPLYAIVTQMGNSFNKVIFDENVQTKLFGWAEGVKKNAKGTTVKGHKKPDESEGVLLQNVVGHETTPGRRGNEISEV
- the LOC122022307 gene encoding MLO-like protein 1 isoform X2 — translated: MAGGGDESAPTLEYTPTWIVALVCSVIVLISLIFERLLHRLGKVLKKKNQKHLFDALQKIKEELMLLGFISLLLVVFQGSIQRICVSESLTHHLRPCKRDDDATSTAHYSVSSSGGIVGGGRRLLASGGDSTYCQKKGKVPLLSLEAIHELHIFIFVLAVSHVVLSAITVVLGLAQMRTWRNWEDLAQNSQGNAPLKINQVQQFEFIRKRFSGFGKDSFISSWLRSFFKQFYGSITKTDYTTMRLGFIMTHCKGNPKFNFYKYMIRVLESDFKKVVGISWYLWIFVMVFLALNIAGWNAYFWISFIPLILLLAVGTKLEHIITQLAHEVAEKHSAIAGDLVVTPSDHLFWFHRPKIVISLIHFILFQNAFEIAFFFWILCVDPAPLRLQHPSTLCHCYSDGELIQ